In Pseudomonas sp. ADAK2, the genomic window TGGCGCGGCTGAAACTGCGCTCTCGGGCCACGGCCGAGAACATCGCGAGTTGGTCATAGCTTTCGACCGTCATTTTTACGCCCCTGTTATAAACAGTTTGCGATTATGCCATCGGTGTGGTTGATCGTCCGGTCCCTTTTGGGCGGAGACGGATATATACCAACCATGACTGACCGCTTTTGGCCCAAAGCGGTCAGTCATGACAGGTAAAAAGTGACCGAGTGAAGTCGTTCACTTCGCGCCACGCTCGACTGGCTGCCACACGCCGTCTGCCTTCCTGCACAAGAAAACCTCATCAAGCGACTAACTCGACCTCTGATAGAAATTAGCTGATGTATGTGATTATCGCTGGTCAATCCTTTTCGTGGTTCCCATTCTGCTATGGGACTCTATGGAGAGTGTCGTCCCGTTCACAACTCTTCAATTGTCTTCATCTATGCCCCTTATGAATGTTGAGCTTTTCTCGTGTGAGATAGACGCTGGTACCAGCAGCGCATAAGATTTGTCGCAACAACATTCTCATTGCTGCTTGAAAACCCAATCCCAACACAACAAAAAATTTGGATGGATGAATGGAAGTTTCGATCGGAACCCTTCTCAGCGCTTCGGCTACGCGATATGGCGATAAAACCACCCAGGTTGCCAACGGGCGCAACTATTCATGCATGAGGACATTGAGAAAAACGCTCGTAACTTTGGCGATATGCCTCGCGGCGATGGATGCATCGGCCCAAGCACAACCTGTGGTGCAATTCATCGCCACGGGCGGGACGATAGCCATGAAGATCGACCCGGTGACCAAAGGCGTCGTCCCCGCGATTTCGGGAGATGACCTTATGCAGACGGTGCCGGATGCCGGCAAATACGCGATCGTCGAAGTTAACAACTTCTCGAACATGTCGGCCAACTATGTCGAAGCGAAGTGGTGGACACGTCTCACTAAGGCCGTTGATGATGCGCTCGCGCGTCCCGAGGTCGCCGGCGTCGTCATCGCGCACGGCACCGATACGATGGAGGAAACGGCTTACTGGCTGGACCTGACCGTCAAGTCCGACAAACCGGTGATCCTGATCGGTGCGCAGCGTAATGCATCCTCGCCCGATTTCGATGGTCCGCGAAACCTGCTCAATGCCATCCGCATTGCTACCACGGCTCAAGCCCGCGGCAAGGGCGTGATGTTGGCGATGAACAACCAGATCAATGCGGCGCGCAGCGTCACCAAGACTCACACAGGAGATGTCGAGACCTTCAAGTCTGGTGACTTCGGCTTTCTTGGCGAGGTCTGGGAGGACAAGGTCATCTTCACTAACGCACCGCTGCGCCGCCAGCATATCGACATCGGTACCGCGGAGATGCCGCGCGTAGAGATTCTAGCCATGTTCGGTGGGGCCGATGGGTCGCTGCTGCGCTATGCCGTCGACCAGGGTGCCAAAGGCATCGTGGTGCAAGCTGTTGGCATGGGCAACATGAACGTCTCTATGTTCGAGGCGGTCAAGTACGCCCTTTCGAAGAACGTACCGGTGGTGGTTGCGACCCGAGTGCCCAACGGCCGCACGATGCCGGTCTATGGTTTCGTTGGCGGCGGCAAGACCAGCTACGAAGCAGGTGCAGTGATGGCCGGCGATCTGAGCCCTCAAAAGGCGCGCCTGCTTCTCATGCTCTTGCTGCAGAGCGGTATCAGCAGTCAGGCAGAACTTCAAGCCGCATTTGATCGCTAGTACTAGTGCGTGGATTCGAGGGTGCCGTCGAAGCTTCTCCGTGGGCCGCGACGGGAGCCATCTTGAGTTGCAGGCTGGTTTCTACGAGAGGCGGCGGTGCAGTAGCGGGGAGTCGGGCGAGAACATTTAAGATGTGATCGGCGTTCAGACTTCCCGACAAGCACCCGTTTTACCGCTACCAGCACCGGGTCGAAACCGGCAATGGGCACAGCCGCCAGTACCTGCATCATGATCCGCCCACCGTTGCTGTGACGTCTTAGGTCCCCTTCGATGAATGGGATGTAATTCTGCCAGCCAAAAATGACCTGACCTCGATCAAAGAGGCGCTTGTAGTTGGCAATCATTGCGGCATCGGCATCATTTCGACCGCTCCTTGCAGGCTAACATCTCCAGGAAAACCTACCTCTACATGAGGTACCACTCGCTGTGACCAAAGTTGCTCGACTTTCCATACAGGCCAAGAAATAAGATTGGGATAGTGCTCAGTAGAGAGGAACATCACTACCGCTGGGTCATGCGGTGAATGGCTAGAGTTGGCATGCATCTGCTGCTGTGAGCATTCGCTATCGGGCGAAACCAGAACCGCGATGACCGTCTGCTTTTGGCCGATTTCTGCCAGTCACGAGAGGCAGAAAGCGACCCAAAGCGGCCTGCCGCGACAAGTTACTTTCACAGTTCAACCCATGTTCTGAAAACCGAACTCACAACGCAGAGTCGCAATGACGTGATCAATAGATGGGCCTTCTATCATAGGAGGATCAGGACGCTCACAAAACTCTCGCCAGACAAAGAACGTCAGTTCTGCGCCGTCGGTCTGGGGTCCGATTCTGTCGAGTGAGCCAAAGATTTGCAGCAGTCTGTACCTGTCGTCGCTCCAGAACATTGCCTCTACCCATTGGTAAATCGGGATGAAATGGAAGTGGATGGAGTACCCTGCGTCATGACCGAAACGGCCGATGTAAAGCCGTTTTGGTTGCAGATGCGTTTCGATGGATGCCTGAATCCTCGCCTGCAATGCACCCAACTCCGCCAGCGCTTCGGTCGGTAGCGCCGCCAAGGAGCTTGTCATCTCCTTCGCGCTGAGCATCAGGTAGCCAGGCAGCGCACAGTCCATGCGGTGGTTGATCACCCAATAGGGGGATTCGTGGATGATGAAGCGAGGCGATATGTCCATATGATGCCCTTGAGTGAAGTCCTGTGGAGGGTATCACTTGAGGCAAGATGGAATGTCGGCTATTGGCCGAAAGCTGCCATCCCCCAGGTGTTGCTTCGACCCAAAGCGGACTCGTAGGGGCTTTTGCTAAAGCGGTGCTGGCGGGGGCTATGCACTGGTTCGGCATGAACACCGTAGCAGCTCCGGCATTATTTTCTAAGGGTATAAAGGTGGCCTTGCGATTGGAGCTATAGCCTCATGAAATTCCTAATATCTTTGGAGCCTATTGATGGGAATATTCTTCGAACCGTACCAGGCAGAGAGTTGCTGCCTGTGCGGGTCTGGTGAATCGCTCACCGGAGAGCACAAAATCAAAGCTTCGGTTTTGCGAAAAATTTTTGGAGAGGATGCCATGGTCATCGGCAATTTCGATGGCGAAAGCATTCCTCGTTCGGCGCAAGGCCCGAAGTCCCGCGCCTTCCACTTCTCAGCTCGGATGTGCTCTTTATGCAATGGCACCCGTACACAGGCATCTGACCGTGAATTCGACCGGTTTCATGCTTTGGTCTCCTCGTGTTTGACGAAAGGTCAAGATCCTTCGTCAGTATTCAGCTCGCCACAATATGCCTCTGGCTCAGAGAAGTACCTCAATGTATTTCGATACTTTTCCAAACTATTATGTTGCCATATCGCTGAGTCCTGTGGCCCTCGCCTATTAGAAGCTTGCGAATTCGCCATAGGAACTACGAGGCGAAACATTGTCTTTCTACACATTGATGCAGATCCGACCTATGAGGCTTATCGCGATACACTCGGGGAGCATAAATTCGCTGGGCACGGAGGGCTTATTGTTCCCTTCGATTCAAAAACACAAAACCCCACAAGTTTTCGAAGTTCAATAAGCCTGGGCGCGGTCCGATATATATTTTGGGTTCGATTTGAACCAATGGTCGGAGTCGCGCTGCGTGCATTTCATTATGAGTTCTGGCGCAAATGCGAGGCTGCGTACCAGGAGGCCTTAAAAAATCCATTATCGGATGAGCAGCGACATCGCCTGGGCATTTAACTGTACGAGCCTGTGTGGGAATTCGCGGAGCCGGTGTCCGCTTCTGGCCGATTTCTGCCACTCACGAGGGGCTGAAATCGACCCAAAGCTGACGGAGGGGAAAAACCGTAGAGTCCTCCAGATCGTGAATGTTCGTTTGGTAGGGATTGCGAAAAATCGCTCTGCCTATGGCCAAGAAGTCTTGGAGAAAAACTGCGTTACAGATGGCTGATGATTAGAATGGGATCAAATTCACCGTGATGTCAGCAAAGGATGCTTTATGCCCCTTTTAACGTGGGATCCTTTTGATCTAATCGCCGTACTCGGCGTCTTCCCCTCCCTGGATGAGTTCGAAACATCACACCGTTACGTTATCGAGCAAGGTACTGTCAGACTGAAATTGACAATTTGGCAATATGATTCTGATGTGGAAATTCAGGTGAGTGAGGCTTCACTACCAAACCCCATTATCAAATACACAATGCTTGGATGCCCCGGTATCCGCGTTGTTGATGACAAGCGCGGTAAATTCTTGGAGTTTGCAGCTTCGAATACTTTCACTGGGCGATACGACGGGTATTCGGTAATTCCCTACGGTTTAAGGTTGTGGGTCGAACCTCAAATTTTGCTGGAGCCGTTCACTTATGCGTCTGCTTAGAGAGAATGGCGGACGGTCATAAGTATGCGCTTTTGGCTGTTCTCAGTCGGTTGTGACCGGATGCTATTGGCCGTTTGCTGCCCCTTACAGCCGTTAGTTTTACGGCAAATAATTTATCCCTTCGCTAATAAAAGTTAACGAATATTCATAGCTTAGCGTAGGCGGTGTCAAAATCCTTAAGAGCTTGATTGACCTTGTATCGAAGCATCAGAGATGCGGAAAGCTTGACCATTGACTCGAAAAGCACGTGACCTGATTGAATTTCACATTGACCAACGCACAGTCCACCATATCCGCCGGGCTCGTATGCATAGACAGTATAGAAAACACCTCGAGACTCCCGGTTTAATCCGGCCGTGATATGCGTTACAGGGCTACCCTCGGCAGGACCGTCTGGCAGCGAAAACTCCAACACATCTTCAAAAGGAATGAACATAGCAGAAGCAGACATTACAAATAGACTCGCGATATCCAACGCCTCCTCAACTATTTTAAGCTCAGGAGTTTCGTATTCGTGTTCAAGAATATTCCGCATGCTAACTGCTTTACGCAAAAGACTCGGCGCCAATAAGCCGAGTGCTCTCAACTTCTCTATTTTTTTCGGCACATTCCATCTGAATGACGGATAACCAAACGAGATCAATAACTGGTCAAGCTGACAGACAATCGCACGTTTAATATTAGTCGTTGCATTGACAAGGGCTGACAAACCGCCACGTTCAAAATCGTCTTCCGCCAAGCTCAAGAATTCGACAGGCGAAGTTTTCAGATCCGTCAACTCGAAGCTGCCACCACCTGATGCTACTGCGCATTTGCTCATATCGAATCGATGAGCGAGGCAAAACTCTTTGATATCCATTTCTCGGCCCAACTCATTGGCTGCCCAAAGGGCTGCTGTAGGAACAGTGTATCAGCGACGCCACCGGGATGATCGAACTGAGACGTGCAGACAGATTGGGAGGGGTTACCCGCCGGAGGGCTATATCCCATCAACGTCCTGCTGAAGTCAAAGCGCTTGCACCATTTGCCTCCTAGCATACGGCACTACGGCTGTTTTTTGCCGGTTGCCGGCAGCTACGGGGCGCTTTCTGCCTCTCGTTACGGCCAGCAATAGGTCAAAAAACAGACGTTTAAACCAAGGAGTATAAAATTCTGTTTCCTTTCCGAAGCGTCGTCCCAGCAGTGAATTGCTAATGCGCGGCAGCATAGGTTACGTCAGCGTGATTATGCGGACGAAATTCAGCGTGATACCGAATGACCTCTTCTGCCAACCCGAGATTACTTACCAGACTAATCGAAAACAGACTGGCGAGATCTCTTTCTCTAGCCAGAACGACATCGACTGGTTCGCTGATATCTAGATTGGCCTCATCTGACCAGACTCCATGCTGCACTCGCTTGATATAGATGTTTACTGCGGGTGCCAGTTGAATTCGCCGCAACACCTGGCGCAGGCAAACACCTTCCACTACATAGCCTTCAAGCTTCTCCAGCGTAGCCTTAAGCTTCAGGTAGTCGATGTGCTCAACATACCCTTTCATATCTTTCTCAAGGAAGGAGTCGAGGCTTATACAAGGAAGTCCAAGGGCTTCGGAGACTTCTCGGGCCAGCGTTGACTTGCCCGCGCCATCTATTCCATCAATGCCGATACGCGTTGTGCTCATTGTGCGGATCGCATTTACCACTTCCTGTGAATTTATGCAGTACGTCATATCGAGCCCGCTAACATGATGTGTTGCTGCCAGTGGACTGCTTTGGAAGAAGAGGGCGCGGTGAAAGAATTGATTAAATGCGCCACTTCTGGAGATGCCTTCTCTGGCAGTGTTCAAGCTTACCTAAAGCTAGTGTCGGAGAGAGTAGCTCAAAATCTCCGTCCCAATGGCCTGTAACGACAGTCTGCTTTTGGCCGAAAGCGGTCCCCCAGCAGCTGAACAAACAAGGCCCAGCTTAAGTGAATACTTTCACCAAATTGCTTCCTTTCGAGCGAAATTTCCGGGCAAGGTCTTCGGAAATTTCCTTCAAGTTGTGGCGGTTTTGGTGAACTGGTGCGCGGTGGATTCAATCGGTAGGCTTTGGTGGTCGCTGAATATTCAGCGGCAGGGCGTAGGAACCCTTTAGTAGCATCGGTAATGCGTTAGCAATCGAAGTCAGATTTGCGGCCCGCCATGTGCGCCCGTAATATCCGTCGCGGCGGCTATGCGCGGGCACGTTTCGGCGTGGTCGAGTTTTCCGATGCTCGGTATTCCTACCCCGCGTATAGCTGCCACCCAAGCCTGTAGGAAGGCTGATGGCAGCTTCCATTTCTCATCGGAAGCTTAAAAATGCCAACACTACATCCTGACCCACCTTACGAAAAACCAACTCCCCACCCCGAAAGCCGCTTCATGGCGCTTACCAGCAACTGCGACGACATGCCCACCCTGTTCGTCGACACCCACGCGCCGCTCGATGTTTTGTATGACGCCGCCAATTACCGAATCCGCGCCGTAACCCAAGCGCTGGAAAACCTGTCCATGCGCGGCTCAATCGAATGTGAATCCTTCATCCTCAGCGACTTTGCCCTGCTGTGCGCCATTCCATTGCGCGATGGGTGTGATGTGCTGGATGTGCTTGGCCGGCGGTTGCGGGCAATGCCGTCGGAATAGCGTCTAGCGCTGTTTTTGTGGCGAGGGGGCAAGTCCCTCGCCGCAGGGGGCAGGCACTGATTTACCTGCTTTGCGAACCTATGGGGGGGGCCTGGTCATGACACGCACTCGGGTTCCAGATCCTTGCTTTGCACCGCTGCCGGTAATGCCCGCAGGCTGTCCGCCAGAAGTGCCTCGCTGCGTCTTATCGTAGTTACCACGCTGTTGTTCGCAGCTGCTAGCGCCTGCTGCAAATATTGTTCACCCCGTTGCAGGTCTCCCTGCAAAAACGCCCGCAGCGCCGCACAGCGTGGACGCAGCCAAGGGTTAAACCAGTCAAGGTCGCTGTTCGCCCAGTCGTCCCACAGGTGCCTCGCGTCCTGTTCTAGATAAGCGCGGACGAAAGCGAACTCAACGCGCAACAGAGTGATCAGCGTGCCCATGCCGTTGAGTGACTGCGCATGTTCCTGCAACACCGCCTCCAGATTCTGCTCCAGCTGCGTCGCCGCCCGGAAAT contains:
- a CDS encoding asparaginase, whose translation is MEVSIGTLLSASATRYGDKTTQVANGRNYSCMRTLRKTLVTLAICLAAMDASAQAQPVVQFIATGGTIAMKIDPVTKGVVPAISGDDLMQTVPDAGKYAIVEVNNFSNMSANYVEAKWWTRLTKAVDDALARPEVAGVVIAHGTDTMEETAYWLDLTVKSDKPVILIGAQRNASSPDFDGPRNLLNAIRIATTAQARGKGVMLAMNNQINAARSVTKTHTGDVETFKSGDFGFLGEVWEDKVIFTNAPLRRQHIDIGTAEMPRVEILAMFGGADGSLLRYAVDQGAKGIVVQAVGMGNMNVSMFEAVKYALSKNVPVVVATRVPNGRTMPVYGFVGGGKTSYEAGAVMAGDLSPQKARLLLMLLLQSGISSQAELQAAFDR
- a CDS encoding HIT family protein produces the protein MDISPRFIIHESPYWVINHRMDCALPGYLMLSAKEMTSSLAALPTEALAELGALQARIQASIETHLQPKRLYIGRFGHDAGYSIHFHFIPIYQWVEAMFWSDDRYRLLQIFGSLDRIGPQTDGAELTFFVWREFCERPDPPMIEGPSIDHVIATLRCEFGFQNMG
- a CDS encoding shikimate kinase, producing the protein MNTAREGISRSGAFNQFFHRALFFQSSPLAATHHVSGLDMTYCINSQEVVNAIRTMSTTRIGIDGIDGAGKSTLAREVSEALGLPCISLDSFLEKDMKGYVEHIDYLKLKATLEKLEGYVVEGVCLRQVLRRIQLAPAVNIYIKRVQHGVWSDEANLDISEPVDVVLARERDLASLFSISLVSNLGLAEEVIRYHAEFRPHNHADVTYAAAH